One Leopardus geoffroyi isolate Oge1 chromosome C1, O.geoffroyi_Oge1_pat1.0, whole genome shotgun sequence DNA segment encodes these proteins:
- the RSPO1 gene encoding R-spondin-1: protein MRLGLCVVALFLSWMHLAAGSRGIKGKRQRRISAEGSQACAKGCELCSEVNGCLKCSPKLFILLERNDIRQVGVCLPSCPPGYFDARNPDMNKCIKCKIEHCEACFSHNFCTKCKESLYLHKGRCYPACPEGSAAANSTMECSSPAQCEMSEWSLWGPCSKKKRLCGFRRGSEERTRRVLHAPGGDHAACSDTKETRRCTVRRTPCPEGQKRRKGGQGRRENANRNLGRKESKEAGAGSRRRKGQQQPQHQGTAGPVTPAGLT from the exons ATGCGGCTTGGGCTGTGTGTGGTGGCCCTGTTTCTGAGCTGGATGCATCTCGCTGCCGGCAGCCGGGGGATcaaggggaagaggcagaggcgGA TCAGTGCCGAGGGGAGCCAGGCCTGTGCCAAAGGTTGTGAGCTCTGCTCGGAAGTCAACGGCTGCCTCAAGTGCTCGCCCAAGCTGTTCATCCTGCTGGAGAGGAACGACATCCGCCAGGTGGGCGTGTGcttgccctcctgccctcctggctACTTCGACGCCCGCAACCCCGACATGAACAAGTGCATCA AGTGCAAGATTGAGCACTGCGAGGCCTGCTTCAGCCACAACTTCTGCACCAAGTGTAAGGAGAGCTTATACCTGCACAAGGGCCGCTGCTATCCAGCCTGTCCCGAGGGCTCGGCGGCTGCCAACAGCACCATGGAGTGCAGTAGTCCTG CACAATGTGAAATGAGTGAGTGGTCCCTGTGGGGGCCGTGCTCCAAGAAGAAGAGGCTGTGCGGCTTCCGGAGGGGCTCTGAGGAGCGGACACGGAGGGTGCTCCACGCCCCCGGGGGAGACCACGCTGCCTGCTCCGACACCAAGGAGACCCGCAGGTGCACAGTGCGGAGGACACCCTGTCCTGAGG ggcagaagaggaggaaaggtgGCCAGGGCCGGCGGGAGAACGCCAACAGGAAcctgggcaggaaggagagcAAGGAGGCGGGCGCCGGCTCCCGGAGACGCAAGGGCCAGCAGCAGCCGCAGCACCAGGGGACAGCGGGGCCGGTCACGCCTGCAGGGCTCACCTAG